Proteins co-encoded in one Streptomyces sp. SLBN-31 genomic window:
- the era gene encoding GTPase Era has product MSVRTQSSEESGETVHRAGFACFVGRPNAGKSTLTNALVGQKVAITANQPQTTRHTVRGIVHREDAQLILVDTPGLHKPRTLLGERLNDVVRTTWAEVDVIGFCLPANEKIGPGDRFIAKELAGIRKTPKIAIVTKTDLVDSKTLAEQLIAIDQLGKELGFEWAQIVPVSAVGDKQVNLLADLLVPLLPEGPALYPEGDLTDEPEQVMIAELIREAALEGVRDELPHSIAVVVEEMLPREDRPADKPLLDIHANLYIERPSQKGIIIGPKGKRLKDVGIKSRKQIEALLGTPVFLDLHVKVAKDWQRDPKQLRRLGF; this is encoded by the coding sequence ATGAGTGTTCGTACCCAGTCATCCGAAGAGTCGGGCGAGACCGTCCACCGCGCCGGCTTCGCCTGCTTCGTGGGCCGCCCCAACGCGGGCAAGTCCACCCTCACGAACGCTCTGGTCGGGCAGAAGGTGGCGATCACCGCGAACCAGCCGCAGACCACGCGGCACACCGTGCGCGGGATCGTGCACCGGGAGGACGCCCAGCTCATCCTGGTCGACACCCCCGGGCTGCACAAGCCGCGCACGCTGCTCGGGGAGCGGCTCAACGACGTCGTGCGCACGACGTGGGCCGAGGTCGACGTGATCGGCTTCTGCCTCCCCGCGAACGAGAAGATCGGCCCCGGTGACCGTTTCATCGCAAAGGAGCTTGCGGGGATCCGCAAGACGCCCAAGATCGCGATCGTCACCAAGACCGACCTCGTCGACTCCAAGACCCTCGCCGAGCAGCTGATCGCCATCGACCAGCTCGGCAAGGAGCTCGGCTTCGAGTGGGCGCAGATCGTGCCGGTGTCCGCGGTCGGGGACAAGCAGGTGAACCTGCTCGCCGACCTCCTCGTCCCGCTCCTGCCCGAGGGCCCGGCGCTCTACCCCGAGGGCGACCTCACCGACGAGCCCGAGCAGGTCATGATCGCCGAGCTGATCCGCGAGGCCGCCCTGGAGGGCGTCCGCGACGAACTGCCGCACTCCATCGCGGTCGTCGTCGAGGAGATGCTCCCCCGTGAGGACCGCCCGGCCGACAAGCCCCTGCTCGACATCCACGCCAACCTCTACATCGAGCGCCCCAGCCAGAAGGGCATCATCATCGGCCCCAAGGGCAAGCGCCTGAAGGACGTCGGCATCAAGAGCCGCAAGCAGATCGAGGCGCTGCTGGGGACGCCGGTGTTCCTGGACCTCCATGTGAAGGTCGCGAAGGACTGGCAGCGGGATCCCAAGCAGCTACGGCGCCTCGGCTTCTGA
- a CDS encoding helix-turn-helix transcriptional regulator, which produces MNRAELADFLRRGRARLEPSDVGLAPGARRRTPGLRREEVAQLAGMSVDYYTRLEQSRGPRPSRQMLSAMARALRLTAAEHDHLFHLAGEEPPRRETASAHVRPGLLLILDRLYDTPAQLVNDCGEVLAQNAMAKALVGDVMSRPRRERNLVRRFFLDPAARSLFLDEDHAPHARSHVANLRAVTAARPDDPEPAALVAELRSSSEEFARLWDEHEVSLRNRATKRFQHPLVGLLELDCEVMLSHEHHHLLIVHTARPGTESYERLQLLRVVGLQDLTPSEAEAP; this is translated from the coding sequence GTGAACCGAGCCGAACTCGCCGACTTCCTGCGCCGCGGCCGCGCCCGCCTGGAGCCCTCCGACGTGGGCCTCGCGCCCGGCGCCCGCCGCCGCACCCCGGGCCTGCGCCGTGAGGAGGTGGCCCAACTGGCCGGCATGTCGGTCGACTACTACACGCGCCTGGAGCAGTCCCGGGGTCCGCGCCCTTCCCGTCAGATGCTGTCGGCGATGGCGCGGGCGCTCAGGCTGACGGCCGCCGAGCACGACCATCTGTTCCATCTGGCCGGGGAGGAGCCGCCGCGACGCGAGACGGCGTCGGCGCACGTCCGGCCGGGGCTGCTGCTGATCCTGGACCGGCTGTACGACACCCCGGCGCAGCTGGTGAACGACTGCGGCGAGGTGCTGGCGCAGAACGCGATGGCGAAGGCGCTGGTCGGCGATGTCATGTCCCGGCCGCGGCGGGAGCGGAACCTGGTCCGGCGCTTCTTCCTGGACCCGGCGGCCCGCTCGCTCTTCCTCGACGAGGACCACGCGCCGCACGCCCGCTCGCACGTGGCCAACCTCCGCGCGGTGACCGCGGCCCGCCCCGACGACCCGGAACCGGCCGCCCTGGTCGCCGAACTGCGTTCCTCCAGCGAGGAGTTCGCACGGCTGTGGGACGAACACGAGGTGTCCCTGCGCAACCGCGCCACCAAGCGGTTCCAGCACCCCCTGGTGGGCCTGCTGGAGCTCGACTGCGAGGTCATGCTCAGCCACGAGCACCACCACCTGCTGATCGTCCACACGGCCCGCCCGGGCACGGAGTCCTACGAGCGGCTGCAGTTGCTGCGGGTGGTCGGACTGCAGGACCTGACCCCGTCAGAAGCCGAGGCGCCGTAG
- a CDS encoding MFS transporter — protein MTAPPRDRDGDREQDPPAALTEPVLRVGRAWTASLSLANGAIWVGWFGPLQILLASQAKDFAPGTGMSKETMLAWVTGIGAAVSLVANPLFGALSDRTTSRRGRRTPWIVAGAAGGALSLLLLAGAGGLWTMTLGWCLVQLTLNAAFAAVTAAVPDQVPRLQRGSVGGWLGAAQILGVVGGTGLATVAGGTGAGYAACAVFTLAGVLPYVLGHPDVRLGAADRPAWSWRSFLAGFWLSPRRYPDLGWAWLTRFLINLSNALVLLYLLYYLRDRLHHHDPEQGVLVLTAVNGLTLLATVVVGGVWSDRVGRRKPFVIWSGVLMAVATGALAGWQTWPGAVVAAAVLGVGFGVFTSVDFALMTDVLPAALDRGKDLGVINVANALPQVAAPALAAPIVTYLGGYRVLYVVAAVIGLAGAVLVGRIKGVD, from the coding sequence ATGACGGCCCCGCCGCGGGACCGGGACGGCGACCGGGAGCAGGACCCCCCGGCGGCCCTCACCGAGCCCGTCCTGCGGGTCGGCCGCGCCTGGACGGCGTCCCTCTCCCTGGCCAACGGGGCGATCTGGGTCGGCTGGTTCGGCCCCCTGCAGATCCTGCTGGCCTCGCAGGCGAAGGACTTCGCGCCCGGCACCGGCATGTCGAAGGAGACGATGCTGGCGTGGGTGACCGGGATCGGCGCCGCGGTGTCCCTGGTCGCCAACCCGCTCTTCGGCGCGCTGTCGGACCGGACGACGTCCCGCCGTGGCCGCCGTACGCCGTGGATCGTGGCCGGAGCCGCGGGCGGGGCGCTGTCGTTGCTGCTGCTCGCGGGGGCGGGCGGCCTGTGGACGATGACGCTCGGCTGGTGCCTGGTCCAGCTGACCCTGAACGCGGCCTTCGCGGCGGTCACGGCGGCCGTCCCGGACCAGGTGCCCCGGCTCCAGCGCGGCTCGGTCGGCGGCTGGCTGGGCGCGGCGCAGATCCTCGGCGTGGTCGGCGGCACGGGGCTGGCGACCGTCGCGGGCGGGACCGGCGCCGGGTACGCGGCGTGCGCGGTGTTCACGCTGGCGGGCGTGCTGCCGTACGTGCTCGGCCACCCCGATGTGCGGCTGGGGGCGGCGGACCGGCCGGCCTGGTCCTGGCGGTCGTTCCTCGCCGGGTTCTGGCTGAGCCCGCGCCGGTATCCGGACCTGGGCTGGGCCTGGCTGACCCGCTTCCTGATCAACCTGAGCAACGCGCTGGTGCTGCTGTACCTGCTGTACTACCTGCGCGACCGTCTGCACCACCACGACCCCGAGCAGGGCGTGCTGGTGCTGACCGCGGTGAACGGCCTCACCCTGCTCGCCACCGTCGTCGTCGGCGGGGTGTGGTCGGACCGGGTCGGGCGGCGCAAGCCCTTCGTGATCTGGTCCGGTGTGCTGATGGCGGTCGCGACGGGCGCGCTGGCCGGCTGGCAGACCTGGCCGGGCGCGGTCGTCGCCGCTGCCGTCCTCGGGGTCGGCTTCGGCGTCTTCACCTCGGTCGACTTCGCGCTGATGACGGACGTCCTGCCCGCGGCCCTGGACCGCGGCAAGGACCTGGGCGTGATCAACGTGGCCAACGCCCTGCCCCAGGTGGCGGCCCCCGCCCTCGCCGCGCCGATCGTCACCTACCTCGGCGGATACCGGGTGCTGTATGTCGTGGCCGCGGTCATCGGGCTGGCGGGGGCGGTGCTGGTGGGCCGGATCAAGGGCGTCGACTGA
- a CDS encoding GH1 family beta-glucosidase, giving the protein MTNPIPQFPAGFLWGVSTSAHQIEGAVDEREQSVWDAFTAEPGRVKDGSTAAVACDHYHRHREDVALLADLGVDAYRFSVSWPRVRSPKGLDFYDRLVDELCAAGVRPVPTLFHWDLPLALDWLERETAERFAEHVSVVAERLGDRVTKWITLNEPAEHTLLGHALGAHAPGRELMFDALPVAHHQLLAHGLAVRALRAAGAADVGIANSHGPTWPASEEPADVEAAGFYDLLLNRLFADPLIMGEYPEGMGELMPGDVETDLKVIAEPIDFYGVNYYAPTRVGAPQGADIEFGGLTIPAELPFSVRQIEGVPVTDFGWPVVPSGLTELLTGFRERYGERLPPVVVTENGCSYPGLDDRDRIAYLDGHVRALHDAVAAGVDVRGYFVWSLLDNFEWAEGYERRFGLVHVDFETQVRTPKSSYGWYRQLLRAQR; this is encoded by the coding sequence ATGACGAACCCGATACCTCAGTTCCCGGCCGGCTTCCTCTGGGGCGTGTCGACCTCGGCCCATCAGATCGAGGGGGCCGTCGACGAGCGCGAGCAGTCCGTGTGGGACGCGTTCACGGCCGAGCCGGGACGGGTGAAGGACGGCTCGACGGCGGCGGTCGCCTGCGACCACTACCACCGTCACCGCGAGGACGTGGCGCTCCTCGCCGACCTGGGCGTGGACGCCTACCGCTTCTCGGTGTCCTGGCCGCGTGTGCGCTCGCCCAAGGGCCTGGACTTCTACGACCGCCTCGTCGACGAACTGTGCGCGGCGGGCGTGCGCCCCGTCCCGACGCTCTTCCACTGGGACCTGCCCCTCGCGCTGGACTGGCTGGAGCGGGAAACGGCCGAGCGCTTCGCCGAGCACGTGTCGGTGGTCGCCGAGCGGCTGGGCGACCGGGTGACGAAGTGGATCACCCTCAACGAGCCCGCCGAGCACACCCTGCTGGGGCACGCCCTGGGCGCGCACGCGCCGGGCCGGGAGCTGATGTTCGACGCGCTTCCGGTGGCCCACCACCAGTTGCTGGCCCACGGCCTGGCGGTACGGGCCCTGCGCGCGGCCGGCGCCGCCGACGTCGGGATCGCCAACTCCCACGGGCCGACCTGGCCCGCGTCCGAGGAGCCGGCCGACGTGGAGGCGGCCGGCTTCTACGACCTGCTGCTCAACCGCCTCTTCGCCGACCCGCTGATCATGGGCGAATACCCGGAGGGGATGGGCGAGTTGATGCCGGGAGACGTCGAGACGGACCTCAAGGTCATCGCCGAGCCGATCGACTTCTACGGCGTCAACTACTACGCGCCGACCCGGGTGGGCGCCCCGCAGGGCGCGGACATCGAGTTCGGCGGGCTGACCATACCGGCCGAACTCCCCTTCTCCGTACGGCAGATCGAGGGCGTCCCGGTGACGGACTTCGGCTGGCCGGTCGTCCCGTCGGGGCTGACGGAACTGCTCACCGGGTTCCGCGAGCGCTACGGCGAGCGGCTGCCGCCGGTCGTCGTCACCGAGAACGGGTGCAGTTACCCGGGCCTCGACGACCGGGACCGGATCGCCTACCTGGACGGGCACGTCCGGGCCCTGCACGACGCGGTCGCGGCGGGCGTGGACGTGCGCGGGTACTTCGTGTGGTCGCTGCTGGACAACTTCGAGTGGGCGGAAGGCTACGAGCGGCGGTTCGGGCTGGTGCACGTCGACTTCGAGACGCAGGTGCGCACTCCGAAGTCCTCGTACGGCTGGTACCGGCAGCTGCTGCGGGCACAGAGATGA
- a CDS encoding protealysin inhibitor emfourin, protein MRIRVRRTGGFAGIERSAEVDTSGRPDASEWQALAEKAMSAGRGRPSVGVPDGFNYEITVDGRTVYAADPRLSEEQRQLISRVLKEGA, encoded by the coding sequence ATGCGTATTCGAGTGAGGCGCACGGGTGGATTCGCGGGCATCGAGCGCAGCGCCGAGGTGGACACCTCGGGGCGGCCCGACGCGAGCGAGTGGCAGGCCCTGGCCGAGAAGGCGATGTCCGCCGGCCGGGGCCGGCCGTCCGTCGGGGTTCCCGACGGTTTCAACTACGAGATCACCGTGGACGGCAGGACGGTGTACGCGGCCGATCCGCGGCTGAGCGAGGAACAGCGGCAGCTGATCTCCAGAGTGCTGAAGGAAGGGGCGTGA
- a CDS encoding NAD(P)-dependent oxidoreductase, whose translation MLTLVTGTTGQVGRRFVPRLLAQRRPGETVRVLVRDAARGEPFAELGAEVVVGDLRDAEALGKAVAGADAVVNVAAAFRGVPDEEARAVNRDAAVELGRAARASGVGRFVQVSTGLVYGTGRGRPVTEEDESRPGGAMWGAYPASKAEAERALLAMDGLDVRIARLPFVYGEGDPHLAQSLRWAGQWAATQRLHMGHHADVAQGLLRVLHAPGIAGRIYNIADDAPVTAVELHQLNGAEVPAELHERTDPDPWLVIMSTDRIRRELGYRPRYPSVYAARDAGAL comes from the coding sequence GTGCTGACATTGGTGACGGGTACGACAGGGCAGGTCGGACGGCGTTTCGTGCCGAGGCTGCTGGCGCAGCGGCGCCCGGGGGAGACCGTACGGGTCCTGGTACGGGACGCGGCGCGCGGGGAGCCGTTCGCGGAACTGGGCGCCGAGGTCGTGGTCGGGGATCTGCGGGACGCGGAGGCGCTCGGCAAGGCGGTGGCCGGGGCGGACGCCGTGGTGAACGTCGCCGCCGCCTTCCGCGGGGTCCCCGACGAGGAGGCACGGGCCGTCAACCGGGACGCGGCGGTGGAGCTGGGCCGGGCCGCACGCGCCTCCGGCGTCGGGCGCTTCGTGCAGGTCAGCACCGGCCTGGTGTACGGCACCGGGCGGGGCCGTCCGGTGACGGAGGAGGACGAGAGCCGCCCCGGCGGCGCGATGTGGGGCGCCTACCCCGCGTCGAAGGCGGAGGCCGAACGGGCACTGCTGGCGATGGACGGCCTGGACGTGCGGATCGCCCGGCTGCCGTTCGTCTACGGCGAGGGCGACCCGCACCTCGCCCAGTCGCTGCGCTGGGCCGGGCAGTGGGCGGCGACCCAGCGCCTGCACATGGGCCACCACGCCGACGTCGCCCAGGGCCTGCTGCGCGTCCTGCACGCCCCCGGCATCGCCGGCCGGATCTACAACATCGCCGACGACGCCCCGGTCACGGCGGTCGAGCTGCACCAGCTCAACGGGGCCGAGGTGCCCGCCGAACTGCACGAGCGCACCGACCCCGACCCCTGGCTGGTGATCATGTCCACCGACCGCATCCGCCGCGAGCTGGGATACCGGCCCCGGTACCCGTCGGTGTACGCGGCCCGGGACGCCGGCGCCCTGTAG
- a CDS encoding M4 family metallopeptidase translates to MTKTNGGSEPVFCTVVPPHVLDKLAQHEDPALANPARKTLERDAYERTHRRLTTVLGAPTVAAPPGAAPDQPHRTIYDARHGTDLPGRKVRGEGEDPGKDATANRAYAGLGATFELYLKAYERHSIDDNGLPLDASVHFDRDYNNAFWNGEQMVFGDGDGEIFLDFTIPIDVIGHELTHGVTQYTANLTYFGQPGALNESLSDVFGTLIKQYTLGQTAAEADWLIGAGLLAPRVTGKALRSMKAPGTAYDDDVLGKDPQPATMDDFVRTGRDNGGVHINSGIPNHAFYLAATALGGHAWEKAGQIWYDVLTGGELKKDALFTDFASLTVKAARARFSDGEELQAVLKAWEQVGVRTT, encoded by the coding sequence ATGACGAAGACCAACGGGGGCTCAGAGCCCGTCTTCTGCACCGTCGTACCGCCCCACGTCCTCGACAAGCTGGCCCAGCACGAGGACCCCGCGCTGGCGAACCCCGCGCGCAAGACACTCGAGCGCGACGCCTACGAGCGCACCCACCGCCGGCTGACCACCGTCCTCGGCGCCCCGACCGTCGCGGCGCCGCCCGGAGCCGCGCCCGACCAGCCGCACCGCACGATCTACGACGCCAGGCACGGCACCGACCTGCCCGGCCGCAAGGTCCGCGGCGAGGGCGAGGACCCCGGCAAGGACGCCACCGCCAACCGCGCCTACGCGGGCCTCGGCGCCACCTTCGAGCTGTACCTGAAGGCGTACGAGCGCCACTCGATCGACGACAACGGGCTGCCGCTCGACGCGTCGGTCCACTTCGACCGGGACTACAACAACGCCTTCTGGAACGGCGAGCAGATGGTGTTCGGCGACGGGGACGGGGAGATCTTCCTCGACTTCACCATCCCGATCGACGTCATCGGCCACGAACTCACCCACGGCGTCACGCAGTACACGGCCAACCTCACCTACTTCGGCCAGCCCGGCGCGCTCAACGAGTCGCTGTCGGATGTCTTCGGCACCCTCATCAAGCAGTACACGCTGGGCCAGACCGCCGCCGAGGCCGACTGGCTGATCGGCGCCGGGCTGCTCGCGCCGCGCGTCACGGGCAAGGCGCTGCGCTCGATGAAGGCCCCGGGCACGGCGTACGACGACGACGTCCTCGGCAAGGACCCGCAGCCCGCGACCATGGACGACTTCGTCCGCACCGGCCGCGACAACGGCGGCGTCCACATCAACTCCGGCATCCCCAACCACGCCTTCTACCTGGCGGCCACGGCGCTCGGCGGCCACGCCTGGGAGAAGGCGGGCCAGATCTGGTACGACGTCCTGACCGGCGGCGAGCTGAAGAAGGACGCGCTGTTCACGGACTTCGCCTCGCTGACCGTGAAGGCGGCCAGGGCCCGCTTCAGCGACGGTGAGGAACTGCAGGCCGTGCTGAAGGCCTGGGAGCAGGTCGGGGTGCGCACGACGTAG